Proteins encoded in a region of the Anopheles ziemanni chromosome 2, idAnoZiCoDA_A2_x.2, whole genome shotgun sequence genome:
- the LOC131281718 gene encoding trafficking protein particle complex subunit 8, translating to MIHLTGQNYSSKEILQNIFSPMVGAIVSQQAEELCQKNNLSFVEMLQPFLKLSSDAHFRDVAGTSVSIKGLRINVVDVNWRPPQTILAKKMLNEAVTSAVGEKMKPIKLDDGTFVDIPAAEPWFEQWRETFLTVQFPADHEFTRHLLCSLIVVSSIDPNPIETANQLTKKIQMMQSITPPRLPKWFSTDALNCYVMLHDGCSGDIGKAQQAFDGLKSSYGEHKCFLLQINSHSGAPADCPDPWLRYLKKHQRSEGATTSDIDSAPKTPQDMGSVTGMPSTVVQSSNLLASHGGGSGSSSTLDTPPSSQAGVVLGEVIAHPLSPVQETGIEIQETSSLTSSIDSLSLQTINPNVWPIESDIEVAHGSFLTASDLDNLKHFVQDFAVRALIPFVERLVGTLNDSISNKKGVSRSLLSATKRWFVTNKPGVNTNQNAVVYTNESTELQTRKLGDLYFMFGHYALAFQAYHQAKRDFNADSAWQYYAGALEMAALAAHMQGTANRKTYDYMEEAILTYLNSCKLPQFATRATLLSMECLRAAKLYSEAAKQLIRMTSEDSDLRSALLLEQASYCFLLANPPQYRKYALHCVLAGHRFSKVGQRKHSFRTYKQAYQVFDRRGWSLAEDHIQYTIGRQASNLKKLDEAGACLAHLLRPSSMQTAAQQTLFLREYLSTKRALHAKGSDGASDIPSIALPKIVQTMTKVLVTSPPPVSNPLHVAATNISITSTQTGEHIWNKMEEMLVQTASERPVMVFRPSRSLFSVEAPATENPRSVHGEPIEVAFNLENTIKPAVLFENINLLWEFRKEATGEIFTNRSLFLGELNLEERSEIENVVATSFVGLVAFGEHETKTLVLKLTPRCTGQLRILGIVGKLSAAQPTSGGAPGDVPSLWGKQLFEAQPIRVASAKDGSKVLPVAPQLFDRKLEIEILPPAPALHVSFSRAPAEVLAGEVIPLKINMTNAGVSALRDIYVCIDNPRFVLLNPSEGDIPLSIRRDMADLAIESVGRDREARKQYVCRAFREADGNFIAPNETKTATLWLQAPYTKGQKDIRMMIYYAMPQDYPKLKHRLVRHTWNFNVNDSLLVDANCNISHPVKRELGVDVNVRNLNQVHHPLMTEITVNDLFLYCSTYELCKKKVVYIKTPGHTKLQSGAGLRTNDTLSLRCNLQKRPLDVAFDGNFQRYVEQKLSSISVRESDAEANATLPPLDAVGSFLIKHETKYIRVYEPSSNEEFNQMLNQRDRHMTLCVNWSATINDNGATRKAYGQHMVQLRNLYDSVFCPPSERLQQITFSGQSDLHGIFADLEKVFPAENNDIDSGWGTNTSYVAQRCFLEEGFQSVELRA from the exons ACTGGCGCCCACCGCAAACGATACTGGCCAAAAAGATGTTGAATGAAGCAGTAACGTCCGCCGTTGGGGAGAAGATGAAACCGATCAAGCTGGACGATGGCACGTTCGTGGATATACCGGCCGCGGAACCTTGGTTCGAACAGTGGCGCGAAACGTTTCTAACGGTTCAGTTTCCGGCAGATCACGAGTTCACGCGCCACTTGCTATGCTCACTGATCGTAGTGTCTAGCATTGATCCGAACCCGATCGAGACGGCAAACCAGTTGACGAAGAAAATACAGATGATGCAAAGCATCACGCCTCCCCGGCTGCCGAAGTGGTTTTCCACTGATGCGCTGAACTGTTACGTTATGCTGCACGATGGATGctcgggagatatcggaaa GGCACAACAAGCTTTCGATGGGCTCAAGTCGTCATACGGGGAACATAAATGCTTCCTGCTCCAAATAAATTCGCACAGTGGTGCGCCCGCGGATTGTCCCGACCCTTGGCTACGCTATCTGAAGAAACACCAGCGCTCGGAGGGAGCCACCACGAGCGACATCGACAGTGCACCGAAGACACCACAGGATATGGGCTCGGTGACGGGTATGCCATCGACCGTGGTGCAGTCGTCAAATTTGTTGGCCTCGcacggtggtggtagtggtagcAGTAGCACCTTGGACACACCACCATCCTCACAAGCCGGCGTTGTCCTGGGCGAAGTGATTGCACATCCGCTTAGTCCGGTGCAGGAAACGGGCATTGAGATACAGGAAACGTCGAGCCTAACGTCAAGCATCGATAGTCTGTCGCTGCAGACGATCAATCCGAACGTGTGGCCCATCGAGAGCGATATCGAGGTGGCGCACGGGTCATTCCTTACGGCCAGTGATTTGGATAActtgaagcactttgtgcaAGATTTTGCCGTGCGTGCATTGATTCCGTTTGTCGAGCGGTTGGTGGGAACTCTGAATGACTCT ATATCGAACAAAAAAGGAGTCAGTCGATCGCTGCTGAGCGCCACCAAGCGCTGGTTCGTGACGAACAAACCGGGTGTAAACACGAACCAAAATGCCGTGGTGTACACGAACGAATCAACCGAGCTGCAGACGCGAAAGCTCGGCGATCTTTACTTCATGTTTGGCCACTACGCACTTGCCTTCCAGGCGTATCATCAAGCGAAGCGGGACTTTAACGCGGACTCCGCCTGGCAGTACTACGCCGGTGCCCTGGAGATGGCCGCCCTGGCTGCGCACATGCAAGGCACGGCCAACCGTAAAACGTACGACTACATGGAGGAAGCTATTTTGACCTACCTGAATAGCTGCAAGTTGCCACAGTTTGCTACCCGCGCTACCCTCCTCTCGATGGAGTGCCTACGGGCGGCGAAGCTATACAGCGAGGCGGCCAAGCAGTTGATTCGCATGACGAGCGAAGACTCGGACCTCCGGTCGGCACTCTTGCTCGAGCAGGCGTCCTATTGTTTCCTACTGGCCAACCCACCGCAGTATCGCAAGTATGCGCTACACTGTGTCCTCGCCGGACATCGGTTCTCGAAGGTCGGCCAGAGGAAGCACTCTTTCCGCACGTACAAACAGGCGTATCAGGTCTTCGATCGACGTGGCTGGAGCCTGGCGGAGGATCATATTCAGTACACGATCGGTCGGCAGGCGTCAAATCTGAAGAAGTTGGATGAGGCGGGCGCATGCCTGGCGCATTTGTTGCGCCCGTCGAGCATGCAAACGGCCGCTCAGCAAACCCTTTTCCTTCGCGAGTATCTCAGCACCAAGCGAGCGCTCCATGCGAAGGGAAGTGACGGAGCTAGCGACATTCCCTCAATTGCGCTCCCGAAGATTGTGCAGACGATGACGAAGGTTTTGGTGACCTCACCCCCGCCCGTCTCGAATCCTTTGCACGTAGCTGCGACAAACATCAGTATCACG TCCACACAAACTGGTGAACACATTTGGAACAAGATGGAGGAGATGCTGGTGCAGACGGCCTCCGAGCGGCCAGTGATGGTGTTCCGCCCATCCAGATCCTTGTTCTCCGTCGAAGCACCAGCCACCGAGAACCCTCGCTCGGTGCACGGAGAACCGATCGAGGTAGCGTTCAACCTGGAGAACACGATCAAGCCGGCGGTACTGTTTGAGAACATCAACCTGCTGTGGGAGTTCCGTAAGGAGGCGACGGGAGAAATCTTCACCAATCGATCCCTGTTTTTGGGCGAACTGAACCTGGAGGAGCGGTCCGAGATCGAGAATGTCGTCGCCACGAGCTTCGTCGGGCTGGTCGCTTTCGGCGAGCATGAAACGAAAACGCTGGTGCTGAAGCTAACACCGCGCTGTACCGGACAGCTGCGCATTCTGGGCATCGTTGGGAAGCTTTCGGCCGCACAGCCGACGTCGGGTGGCGCGCCGGGTGACGTACCCTCCCTGTGGGGCAAACAGTTGTTCGAAGCGCAACCGATCCGCGTTGCAAGCGCCAAAGACGGTTCGAAGGTGTTGCCGGTGGCACCGCAGCTGTTTGATCGTAAGCTCGAGATCGAAATTCTTCCCCCCGCACCGGCACTACATGTTAGCTTCAGTCGGGCACCGGCGGAGGTGCTGGCCGGAGAGGTGATTCCGTTGAAGATCAACATGACAAATGCGGGCGTCAGTGCCCTACGGGACATTTACGTGTGTATCGATAATCCCCGGTTCGTGCTGTTGAATCCGAGCGAGGGTGACATACCGCTATCGATCAGGCGCGATATGGCGGACCTGGCGATCGAAAGCGTGGGCCGTGATCGTGAGGCACGTAAACAGTACGTGTGCCGGGCATTCCGTGAAGCGGATGGTAACTTCATCGCGCCGAATGAGACGAAGACCGCCACCCTTTGGCTGCAGGCACCCTACACCAAGGGACAGAAGGATATAAGGATGATGATTTACTACGCCATGCCGCAGGATTATCCGAAGTTAAA GCATCGGCTTGTACGGCATACGTGGAATTTCAACGTAAACGATTCGCTGCTTGTGGACGCCAACTGTAACATCAGCCATCCGGTGAAGCGTGAGCTTGGAGTTGATGTGAACGTAAGAAATCTGAACCAGGTGCATCATCCGCTCATGACAGAAATCACCGTCAACGATCTGTTCTTGTACTGTTCCACGTATGAATTATGCAAGAAAAAAGTGGTTT ATATTAAAACGCCCGGTCACACAAAGCTGCAATCTGGTGCCGGTTTGCGCACGAACGACACGCTCAGCTTGCGCTGCAATCTACAAAAACGCCCGCTGGACGTGGCGTTCGATGGAAACTTTCAGCGTTACGTAGAGCAAAAGCTGTCCTCCATTTCGGTCCGTGAATCGGATGCGGAAGCGAACGCTACCCTGCCACCGCTCGATGCGGTCGGCAGTTTTCTGATCAAGCACGAGACGAAATACATACGCGTGTACGAACCGAGCAGCAACGAGGAGTTCAATCAGATGTTGAATCAGCGCGATCGGCACATGACGCTGTGCGTGAACTGGTCGGCTACGATCAACGATAATGGAGCAACGCGGAAGGCGTACGGGCAGCATATGGTGCAGCTGCGAAATCTGTACGATTC TGTATTTTGTCCACCTTCTGAACGCCTGCAACAGATCACGTTCAGTGGCCAGTCGGATCTGCACGGAATTTTCGCCGATTTGGAGAAGGTATTTCCAGCGGAAAACAATGATATCGATAGTGGATGGGGTACAAATACTAG CTACGTGGCGCAGAGATGTTTCCTGGAGGAAGGCTTCCAGTCTGTTGAACTAAGAGCATAA